A region of Oceanispirochaeta sp. M1 DNA encodes the following proteins:
- the gatC gene encoding Asp-tRNA(Asn)/Glu-tRNA(Gln) amidotransferase subunit GatC: MEKSDLTVTATLASLVLDEAETQRLGDEVSRMLSYFEKMNELDVEALEPTIHALQKENRLREDRRRPNEAQPDELLECAPDLEDRFILIPNVL; this comes from the coding sequence ATGGAAAAAAGTGATTTAACAGTTACGGCTACACTCGCCAGCCTTGTTCTGGATGAGGCAGAAACACAGAGATTGGGAGACGAAGTTTCCCGGATGCTCAGCTATTTTGAAAAGATGAATGAACTTGATGTGGAGGCTCTCGAGCCCACCATACATGCACTTCAGAAGGAGAACCGCCTGCGTGAAGATCGCAGGCGTCCTAATGAAGCCCAACCGGATGAATTGCTCGAATGTGCTCCAGACCTGGAAGACAGGTTCATCCTTATCCCCAATGTACTTTAA
- a CDS encoding glutamate synthase subunit beta gives MGKVLGFLEHDRTDFKYRAVEDRLKDYKEVMIPTPIEGLADQGARCMDCGTPFCHNLGCPISNLIPEWNDAVYRGQYKEAFERLEITNNFPEVTGRICPAPCETSCTLSINDAPVAIKQMELGIIEKAFAAGWVVPRPPRIETGKSVAVVGSGPSGMAASQQLRRMGHQVTLFEKSEKIGGLLRYGIPDFKLDKSVLDRRIQQMKAEGVSFETGVAIGEDLSIRYLQNKYDSVLITMGAGAPRNLPVPGRELKGVHFAMEYLGQSNKNVSGEFYDEEVINAKGKTVLVIGGGDTGSDCVGTANRQGAEKVYQYEIMPKPLDWKNAHNPSWPDWPSILRTSSSHNEGCERDWNISTLGFYGKKGFVEKGSFQRVEWKADPAGGRPQLVPIVGSEFDLDVDLVFLAMGFVHVEHNRIITDLNLELDGRGNIKTDGNYGTTIDGVFAAGDAETGASLVVRALGHGRSAAEAVDAYLK, from the coding sequence ATGGGTAAGGTTCTCGGATTTTTAGAACATGACAGAACGGATTTTAAGTACCGTGCTGTAGAAGATAGATTGAAAGATTATAAAGAAGTGATGATCCCCACTCCCATTGAGGGTCTGGCTGATCAGGGGGCACGCTGTATGGACTGCGGTACTCCCTTCTGTCATAACCTGGGTTGTCCCATCAGCAATCTTATTCCTGAGTGGAATGATGCTGTATACAGGGGACAGTATAAAGAGGCCTTTGAGCGTCTTGAGATAACCAATAACTTTCCTGAAGTGACAGGACGTATCTGTCCTGCTCCCTGTGAGACTTCATGTACTCTCAGCATCAATGATGCTCCCGTAGCCATTAAGCAGATGGAACTCGGTATAATCGAAAAAGCATTTGCTGCCGGTTGGGTTGTTCCCCGTCCTCCCAGAATAGAGACAGGTAAGAGTGTTGCTGTTGTAGGAAGCGGACCTTCGGGTATGGCTGCCAGTCAGCAGCTGCGGCGCATGGGTCATCAGGTAACTCTCTTTGAGAAGAGTGAGAAAATCGGGGGACTCCTCCGCTACGGTATTCCCGATTTCAAGCTGGATAAATCTGTTCTTGATAGAAGAATCCAGCAGATGAAGGCCGAGGGTGTCAGTTTTGAAACCGGTGTAGCCATCGGTGAAGATCTCTCTATTCGCTATCTGCAGAATAAATATGATTCTGTACTCATCACTATGGGTGCCGGTGCTCCCCGTAATCTTCCTGTCCCAGGACGTGAGCTTAAGGGTGTACACTTCGCCATGGAGTATCTGGGACAGTCCAATAAAAATGTTTCGGGCGAATTTTATGATGAAGAAGTCATCAATGCAAAAGGAAAAACTGTTCTGGTCATAGGCGGTGGTGATACAGGTTCTGACTGTGTAGGTACTGCCAATAGACAGGGTGCTGAAAAAGTATACCAGTATGAAATCATGCCTAAGCCTCTGGATTGGAAAAATGCCCATAACCCCAGCTGGCCTGACTGGCCCTCCATCCTGAGAACTTCATCCTCCCATAACGAGGGATGTGAACGGGACTGGAATATCAGCACTCTCGGATTTTATGGTAAGAAAGGCTTTGTTGAAAAAGGCAGCTTCCAGAGAGTTGAATGGAAAGCAGATCCTGCAGGTGGACGTCCTCAGCTTGTTCCCATTGTGGGTAGTGAGTTTGATCTGGATGTGGACCTTGTATTCCTGGCAATGGGTTTTGTACATGTTGAGCATAACCGTATTATCACAGACCTTAACCTTGAACTGGACGGTCGCGGTAATATAAAAACCGACGGTAACTACGGTACTACCATTGATGGAGTATTTGCTGCAGGAGACGCCGAAACAGGAGCTTCCCTGGTTGTAAGAGCTCTGGGACATGGTAGAAGTGCAGCAGAAGCTGTGGATGCATATCTGAAATAA
- a CDS encoding P-loop NTPase: protein MNRIIPVASGKGGVGKSFLTVNLGVTLARMGKTVILVDLDLGGSNLHTFLGIRNTSAGIGNYLNKQADSLESLVIPTGIDRLYFIPGDGLFTAAAQQHYFQKMKIIKELPGLVADYILLDLGAGTTHNIVDYFIPFPQGIVVTVPETTAILNAYSFLKTALSRSIYRSFPPNSEERELIKNFFKQRLEGSGSSLFTLADRLGEIDPEYAESVRDKLSVFYPGVIINMGRSSSDKDLGKKLRVISRKNLGISLQYLGYVEWMAGVSRSITSRKPYSTEHRDNLTSSLEGICRRLDTIVPEKNIPLYEDDEDLDVLNWIEPSR from the coding sequence ATGAATAGAATCATCCCTGTTGCCAGTGGTAAAGGCGGTGTCGGCAAATCTTTTTTAACAGTCAATCTTGGAGTTACTCTGGCCCGGATGGGAAAGACAGTTATTCTTGTGGATCTTGACCTTGGCGGCTCCAATCTTCATACATTTCTCGGTATTAGAAATACTAGTGCAGGTATAGGCAACTATCTGAATAAACAGGCTGACAGTCTGGAATCACTGGTAATTCCTACAGGAATAGACAGGCTCTATTTTATTCCCGGAGACGGTCTTTTCACAGCTGCTGCACAGCAGCACTATTTTCAGAAAATGAAGATTATCAAGGAACTGCCGGGACTTGTTGCCGATTATATCCTTTTGGATCTGGGGGCGGGTACCACACATAATATTGTGGATTATTTTATCCCTTTTCCCCAGGGTATTGTCGTTACTGTTCCAGAAACCACAGCCATTCTCAATGCTTATTCATTTCTAAAAACAGCTCTGTCCCGTTCAATATACAGATCATTTCCTCCCAATTCCGAAGAGAGAGAACTAATAAAGAATTTCTTCAAACAGAGGCTTGAAGGTTCAGGATCATCACTTTTTACTCTGGCGGACCGCCTGGGTGAGATTGATCCGGAATATGCTGAATCTGTAAGGGATAAGCTGAGTGTATTCTACCCAGGAGTTATAATAAATATGGGCCGTTCTTCATCCGATAAGGATCTGGGTAAGAAACTGAGAGTTATCAGCAGGAAGAATCTGGGAATATCACTGCAGTATCTGGGATATGTTGAATGGATGGCAGGAGTCTCCCGTTCCATCACTTCAAGAAAGCCCTACAGCACGGAACACCGTGATAATCTGACCTCCTCTCTGGAAGGAATCTGTCGGAGACTGGACACTATCGTTCCTGAAAAAAACATACCTCTTTATGAAGATGATGAAGATCTGGATGTCCTTAACTGGATAGAACCTTCCCGTTGA
- the gltB gene encoding glutamate synthase large subunit yields MLKKRGLYDPANEHDACGVGFVARIDGERTHKIVEEGVQILCNLEHRGAVGGDMKTGDGAGMLLQMPHKFFSRVLPFLLPEEGTYGAGMIFLPADPKQAALAVAMTERVIAWEGGNLLGWRDVPVDPECLGELARKVMPSFKQVFVSFEGHAAEQLERKLYTLRKCLENAAIAKGMELDDYYIPSLSSKTIIYKGMFVAPQFVTFYPDLGEEDFISAMALVHQRYSTNTFPSWPLAQPFRYIAHNGEINTLRRNTNNMKARETSLSSEEFGDDLKKMYPIVQSNGSDSAAFDNVFELLSNGGRSMEHSMMMMVPEAFGTKFHISEDKRNFFEYHAAIMEPWDGPAALVFTDGYKIGATLDRNGLRPGRYTITKSGKVVLASEAGVIDIDPEDILENGRLEPGKMFLVDLNMHRVIRDNEIKSIISRQKPYRRWLSEQKIELKGLHGAARKIKHDSETLLERMKSFGYTFEDIRKVITPMASNSQEPIGSMGNDSPLAVLSEKPQLLYDYFKQLFAQVTNPPIDPYREHLVMSLMSFVGKERNLLKETPEHCRQLKLTHPVLTNDDIKSLKSVDLDDFKVCTVPILFEITEKEGLLEDAVDKLCLNAEEQIDQGHSLIILSDRGVDKRHAAIPALLAMSAVHHFLVRRGKRHLAGLIIESGEVRSVHHFATLIGYGASGVNPYLVFEALSDLKVRGYLNDELTLPQAIEHYITAVKKGLLKVMSKMGVSTIRSYRGSQIYEAIGLSESFIEKYFDGTASRVGGIDIEVVEHDVLSRHRKAWSEKDVYSNRLEAGGEFSSRKNADKHLFSAEAVVNMQKAVRNGDYEIFKKYTQGVNDISKNLNTLRGLFQFKPAKSVPIEEVEAASEIVKRFVSSAMSFGSMSKEVHETMAIAMNGLGANSNSGEGGEDMARYTVRENGDNARSNIKQIASGRFGVDSPYLANCNELQIKMAQGAKPGEGGQLPGHKVNDVVAKVRHATPGVMLISPPPHHDIYSIEDLSQLIFDLKNANPKARVSVKLVSEVGVGTVAAGVAKGKADMVLISGGDGGTGASPLSSLKHAGGAWEIGLAETQQVLVMNKLRSRIRIQCDGQMKTGRDVVIAALLGAEEFGFGTASLVSLGCVMMRKCHTNACPVGIATQNEELRKRFTGKPEHLRNFMTYIAQEVREYMAELGFRTFEEMVGHVECLEVNDALDHYKAKGLDFSNVLMAPDTSGGEPLYCTSKQDHDLSLSLDKGLIEKAKDAIENKNPVVIEQPIKNCNRTVGATLSYEVTTRYGAEGLKDDTIHVNLKGSAGQSFGAFLTKGITFELEGESNDYLGKGLSGGRIILYPHAGSTFSGFRNIITGNVNLFGATGGEVFISGRAGERFAVRNSGALAVVEGVGDHGCEYMTGGRVIILGKTGVNFAAGMSGGVAYVYDENQLFDTRCNLEMVDIEPVVDAEDIEFLKAMINRHIEHTDSKQGKLIIESWQESLHSFVKVMPLEYRKALEGIRERETKETEETAITEEVYA; encoded by the coding sequence ATGTTAAAAAAGAGGGGACTCTATGATCCGGCTAATGAACACGATGCCTGCGGTGTCGGTTTTGTAGCCAGAATTGACGGAGAAAGAACCCATAAAATTGTTGAAGAGGGTGTACAGATCCTCTGTAACCTGGAACACAGAGGTGCAGTCGGTGGTGATATGAAGACCGGTGACGGAGCCGGAATGCTGCTTCAGATGCCTCATAAGTTCTTTTCAAGAGTACTTCCTTTTTTACTTCCTGAAGAAGGTACTTACGGTGCGGGGATGATTTTTCTCCCGGCTGATCCCAAACAGGCTGCCCTTGCCGTTGCTATGACTGAAAGAGTTATTGCCTGGGAGGGTGGAAATCTTCTGGGCTGGAGAGACGTGCCTGTCGATCCTGAATGCCTTGGTGAACTTGCCAGAAAAGTAATGCCTTCATTCAAGCAGGTTTTTGTATCATTTGAAGGTCATGCAGCGGAACAACTGGAACGTAAACTCTATACATTGAGAAAATGTCTTGAAAATGCCGCAATAGCAAAGGGCATGGAACTGGATGATTATTATATTCCCTCTCTCTCTTCAAAAACCATTATATACAAGGGAATGTTTGTAGCTCCTCAGTTTGTAACATTCTATCCCGATCTTGGTGAAGAGGATTTCATATCCGCCATGGCACTGGTTCACCAGAGATACAGTACCAACACTTTTCCCTCATGGCCTCTTGCCCAGCCATTCCGCTATATTGCTCATAACGGAGAGATTAACACTCTTAGAAGAAATACAAATAATATGAAGGCAAGAGAAACATCTCTGTCTTCTGAAGAGTTCGGTGATGATCTTAAAAAGATGTATCCCATTGTTCAGTCCAACGGATCTGACTCGGCCGCTTTTGATAATGTCTTTGAACTTCTCTCCAATGGCGGACGTTCAATGGAGCACTCCATGATGATGATGGTTCCTGAAGCCTTCGGAACCAAATTTCATATTTCAGAAGATAAAAGAAACTTTTTTGAATATCATGCCGCTATCATGGAGCCCTGGGATGGACCTGCCGCACTGGTTTTTACGGATGGATATAAAATTGGTGCCACCCTGGACAGAAACGGTCTGAGACCGGGGCGTTATACCATTACCAAGAGCGGTAAGGTTGTTCTTGCATCTGAAGCCGGTGTTATCGATATCGATCCAGAGGATATTCTGGAAAACGGAAGACTTGAACCCGGAAAGATGTTTCTGGTTGACCTGAATATGCATAGAGTTATCCGGGATAATGAGATCAAGAGTATCATCTCCCGTCAGAAACCCTACAGACGATGGCTCAGTGAACAGAAAATCGAGCTTAAGGGTCTCCATGGAGCAGCCCGGAAAATTAAACATGATTCAGAGACTCTTTTGGAAAGAATGAAGTCCTTTGGTTACACCTTCGAAGATATACGGAAAGTAATCACTCCCATGGCCAGTAACAGCCAGGAACCTATTGGTTCTATGGGGAATGACAGCCCGCTGGCTGTTCTCTCTGAGAAACCACAGCTTCTCTATGATTACTTTAAACAGCTTTTTGCGCAGGTAACCAACCCTCCTATCGATCCTTATAGAGAACATCTTGTTATGTCACTTATGAGTTTTGTAGGAAAAGAGCGCAATCTTCTGAAAGAGACTCCCGAACACTGCCGTCAATTGAAGCTGACTCATCCTGTTCTGACAAATGATGATATCAAGAGTCTAAAGTCTGTTGATCTTGATGACTTCAAGGTCTGTACTGTACCCATCCTTTTTGAAATCACCGAGAAAGAGGGGCTGCTGGAAGATGCAGTTGATAAGCTATGCCTGAACGCAGAGGAGCAGATTGACCAGGGACATTCCCTGATTATCCTCTCGGACAGAGGTGTGGATAAGCGGCATGCGGCAATTCCAGCACTTCTGGCAATGTCTGCTGTTCATCATTTTCTGGTACGCCGGGGGAAACGTCATCTGGCCGGTCTGATTATCGAATCCGGAGAAGTACGTTCAGTACACCATTTTGCAACTCTTATCGGATACGGAGCCAGCGGTGTGAATCCCTACCTCGTATTCGAAGCACTCTCTGATCTTAAAGTCAGAGGCTACCTCAATGATGAGCTCACATTACCTCAGGCCATTGAACATTATATTACAGCGGTGAAGAAGGGACTTCTCAAGGTTATGTCCAAAATGGGTGTTTCAACCATCAGGAGTTATAGAGGTTCACAGATTTATGAAGCCATCGGACTTTCAGAGTCTTTTATTGAAAAATACTTTGACGGTACAGCCTCAAGAGTGGGCGGTATTGATATTGAAGTTGTTGAGCATGATGTTCTTTCCAGACACAGAAAAGCCTGGAGTGAAAAAGATGTCTACAGTAACCGTCTTGAGGCGGGTGGTGAGTTTTCCAGTAGAAAGAATGCCGATAAACACCTATTCTCAGCGGAAGCTGTGGTCAATATGCAGAAAGCAGTACGAAACGGAGATTATGAAATCTTCAAGAAATATACTCAGGGTGTAAACGATATAAGTAAGAACCTGAATACCTTGAGAGGATTGTTTCAGTTCAAACCCGCTAAGTCCGTACCCATAGAAGAAGTTGAAGCCGCTTCAGAAATCGTGAAACGCTTTGTTTCTTCAGCCATGTCCTTTGGATCAATGAGTAAGGAAGTTCACGAGACCATGGCTATCGCCATGAATGGTCTTGGAGCCAACAGCAACTCAGGTGAGGGTGGCGAAGATATGGCCCGCTACACTGTAAGGGAAAACGGTGATAATGCCAGAAGTAATATCAAACAAATTGCTTCCGGGCGTTTCGGTGTAGACAGCCCTTATCTGGCAAACTGTAATGAATTGCAGATCAAGATGGCACAGGGAGCCAAACCCGGCGAGGGTGGGCAGCTTCCCGGTCATAAGGTAAATGACGTTGTAGCAAAAGTACGTCACGCAACCCCTGGTGTAATGCTTATCTCACCCCCTCCTCATCATGATATCTACTCTATTGAGGATCTTTCACAGCTGATCTTCGACCTGAAAAATGCCAATCCCAAGGCCCGTGTTTCGGTAAAACTTGTTTCTGAAGTCGGTGTCGGTACAGTTGCTGCGGGTGTTGCAAAGGGTAAGGCGGATATGGTTCTTATCTCCGGCGGTGACGGCGGTACAGGAGCATCACCTCTCTCTTCTCTGAAACATGCAGGAGGTGCCTGGGAAATCGGTCTGGCTGAAACTCAACAGGTTCTGGTTATGAATAAGCTTAGATCCAGAATACGCATTCAGTGTGATGGACAGATGAAAACCGGGCGTGACGTTGTTATTGCAGCACTTCTGGGTGCAGAAGAGTTCGGTTTTGGAACAGCATCACTGGTATCTCTGGGATGTGTGATGATGAGAAAATGTCACACAAATGCCTGTCCTGTAGGAATTGCGACTCAGAATGAAGAATTAAGAAAAAGATTTACAGGTAAACCTGAGCATTTGAGAAACTTCATGACCTACATTGCTCAGGAAGTAAGAGAGTATATGGCAGAACTGGGATTCAGAACATTTGAAGAGATGGTCGGTCATGTAGAGTGTCTGGAAGTTAATGATGCACTTGATCATTACAAAGCAAAAGGACTGGATTTCAGTAATGTTCTTATGGCTCCTGATACATCGGGGGGAGAGCCTCTTTACTGTACTTCAAAGCAGGATCACGACTTATCACTCTCCCTGGATAAGGGACTGATTGAAAAGGCAAAGGATGCCATTGAAAATAAAAATCCTGTTGTTATCGAACAGCCTATTAAAAACTGCAACAGAACTGTGGGTGCGACTCTCAGTTATGAAGTAACCACACGTTACGGTGCAGAAGGGCTTAAGGATGATACCATCCATGTCAATCTGAAAGGATCTGCAGGGCAGAGTTTTGGAGCCTTCCTTACAAAGGGAATTACCTTTGAACTTGAAGGGGAGAGTAATGACTATCTGGGTAAAGGACTTTCCGGTGGGCGAATTATTCTCTATCCCCATGCAGGTTCAACCTTCTCAGGTTTCAGGAATATCATTACCGGTAATGTGAATCTGTTCGGAGCCACCGGTGGTGAGGTCTTTATCAGCGGCCGGGCAGGTGAGCGTTTCGCTGTCAGAAACTCCGGTGCCCTTGCAGTTGTCGAAGGTGTCGGTGACCATGGATGTGAATACATGACCGGAGGAAGAGTTATCATTCTGGGTAAAACCGGTGTGAACTTTGCGGCAGGTATGAGTGGCGGTGTCGCCTATGTCTACGATGAAAATCAGCTCTTTGATACCCGGTGTAACCTGGAAATGGTAGATATCGAACCGGTTGTGGATGCCGAGGATATTGAGTTCCTCAAAGCCATGATCAACCGTCATATTGAACATACAGACAGTAAACAGGGAAAGCTGATTATTGAATCCTGGCAAGAATCTCTTCACTCCTTTGTAAAGGTCATGCCTCTGGAATACAGAAAGGCCCTCGAGGGGATCAGGGAAAGAGAAACCAAGGAAACAGAAGAAACAGCGATTACCGAGGAGGTATATGCATAA
- a CDS encoding bifunctional UDP-sugar hydrolase/5'-nucleotidase — protein MKKGSILFKTGTMLFALVMLLASCSSIPKIEDTSLVIAHTNDTHGRILEGKYDGMGFAKISTEVMKLRDENPNVLLLDAGDTFHGTTLVTLSKGEAAVKILNAMGYDAMTPGNHDFNYGKDRLLELAAMCEFPVVCANVIDDATGETILPPYTIIDVNGLLVGIFGLTTDETLYKTHPKNVEGLTFRDPAVVAQEMVDELRDEVHVLIALGHLGVDDETINTSTSVMEKVMGIDLFVDGHSHTPMEEGIAAGSGLIVQSGYHDKNLGIAKVNYSMEMGIKSEAMLFTKEASADVIDDAAILSLVEGINAENEKVTSVVVTKSDVLLDGERANVRTGSTNLGDLIGAALLDATEADISLQNGGGIRTSIEAGDVTKGEIISVLPFGNTVTVLEITGQGVIEVIENGVKAYPEASGGYCHMAGLTFEFDETKPAGSRVTKVMVAGKELDPSAKYSLATNDFLAAGGDQYEMLIGLKVLAEMGTLDDILVAYMNK, from the coding sequence ATGAAGAAAGGCTCGATTCTATTCAAGACAGGAACAATGTTATTTGCCCTGGTAATGCTTCTGGCATCCTGTTCCTCTATACCTAAAATTGAGGATACTTCCCTCGTTATCGCACACACAAACGATACACACGGCCGTATTCTTGAAGGTAAATATGACGGTATGGGATTTGCAAAAATATCTACTGAAGTAATGAAACTGAGAGACGAAAACCCCAACGTTCTACTGCTGGATGCAGGGGACACATTTCATGGAACTACTCTGGTAACCCTTTCCAAGGGTGAAGCTGCTGTAAAGATTCTCAATGCAATGGGTTATGATGCAATGACTCCCGGTAACCATGACTTTAACTATGGAAAAGATAGACTCCTCGAATTGGCTGCTATGTGTGAATTCCCCGTAGTCTGCGCCAATGTTATTGACGATGCCACAGGTGAAACAATCCTCCCCCCCTACACTATTATTGATGTAAACGGCCTTCTAGTCGGTATTTTCGGCCTGACAACAGATGAAACTCTGTACAAGACTCATCCTAAAAATGTCGAAGGTCTTACTTTCCGTGATCCTGCTGTAGTTGCACAGGAGATGGTTGATGAGCTCAGAGATGAGGTACATGTACTTATAGCTCTTGGACACCTCGGGGTTGATGACGAGACAATAAATACCTCAACTTCTGTAATGGAAAAAGTTATGGGCATTGATCTTTTTGTAGACGGCCACAGCCACACTCCCATGGAAGAAGGAATTGCTGCCGGTTCCGGTCTTATTGTTCAGTCCGGTTACCATGATAAAAACCTGGGAATTGCCAAGGTTAATTATTCCATGGAAATGGGCATAAAATCCGAAGCCATGCTGTTCACAAAAGAAGCTTCAGCTGATGTAATTGATGATGCTGCGATCCTCTCTCTGGTTGAAGGAATCAATGCTGAAAATGAAAAAGTAACTTCAGTAGTTGTTACCAAATCCGATGTCCTTCTGGACGGAGAAAGAGCAAATGTAAGAACTGGTTCTACCAACCTGGGAGACCTGATCGGAGCGGCTCTTCTGGATGCTACCGAAGCTGATATAAGTCTTCAGAACGGTGGGGGAATCAGAACCTCAATAGAAGCCGGAGATGTAACCAAGGGTGAAATTATATCTGTACTTCCTTTCGGAAATACCGTCACTGTTCTTGAAATCACAGGTCAGGGCGTTATCGAAGTTATTGAAAACGGAGTTAAAGCATACCCCGAAGCCAGCGGCGGCTATTGTCATATGGCAGGTTTGACTTTTGAATTTGACGAAACAAAACCCGCAGGAAGCCGTGTAACCAAGGTAATGGTAGCAGGAAAAGAACTTGATCCTTCTGCAAAATACAGCCTGGCCACCAATGACTTTCTTGCAGCCGGCGGTGATCAATATGAGATGCTTATAGGACTCAAGGTTCTTGCAGAAATGGGCACTCTTGATGATATTCTTGTTGCATATATGAATAAATAA